One Pyrus communis chromosome 13, drPyrComm1.1, whole genome shotgun sequence genomic window carries:
- the LOC137712268 gene encoding uncharacterized protein has product MSQLITRRRSVTNAPPALSASTAPTVSAPLISEPTPFAEATPTASQVPVSSTSSLSVEQLSARRPHRRRREPEPSDHTSSESRVECEASHPAKKNTRGLSRMLKQSQSAQQAASKIKIAYDAQHHGAATSQQHSFIASSGGVVIRDNCPFQWESWAEIPEETKRMVRHELSVIYDLEDISIEVMNYLEETLANRYKNWKSTFHTFFKRWDDLEIARLHVPSELKDRPDDWEWLCKHFMDPKFVKKSVAGQKARESKTLLHHSGSKPFSYRLQTRR; this is encoded by the exons ATGTCGCAGTTGATCACTCGTCGTCGGAGTGTGACCAATGCACCTCCTGCATTATCAGCATCTACGGCTCCAACCGTGAGTGCTCCATTGATTAGCGAGCCTACACCCTTTGCTGAGGCCACTCCTACGGCGTCCCAGGTGCCCGTATCATCGACGTCATCATTGTCAGTTGAGCAGCTCAGTGCACGGCGGCCTCATCGGCGGCGCCGTGAGCCGGAACCTTCTGATCACACTTCTTCGGAATCCAGAGTCGAGTGTGAGGCCTCCCATCCAG CTAAAAAAAACACCAGAGGGCTTAGTCGAATGCTAAAGCAGTCACAGAGCGCACAACAGGCCGCCTCCAAGATCAAGATTGCGTATGACGCGCAACATCATGGAGCAGCTACCTCACAGCAACATAGCTTCATTGCTAGTAGCGGTGGTGTTGTTATTCGAGACAATTGTCCTTTTCAGTGGGAGTCTTGGGCAGAAATTCCCGaggagacgaagagaatggtgcGACACGAGTTGTCg GTCATTTATGATCTTGAGGACATATCCATTGAGGTCATGAACTACTTAGAGGAGACCTTAGCAAACCGGTACAAAAATTGGAAGAGCACTTTTCACACGTTTTTTAAGCGATGGGATGATCTAGAGATTGCTCGCCTACATGTTCCAAGCGAGTTAAAGGACCGGCCAGATGATTGGGAATGGCTCTGCAAACATTTTATGGACCCaaaatttgtg AAGAAATCTGTTGCTGGCCAAAAAGCTCGTGAGTCAAAGACACTTCTCCACCATTCCGGTTCGAAGCCCTTTTCGTATAGGCTTCAGACACGACGTTAG
- the LOC137712269 gene encoding uncharacterized protein has product METYTTWYHHGERLDQASSSYVTRVETVESNVDPNEQVMNILNDVYPYASSNTNQEGGDDGCPTMDSEAFKNYEKLLKNAKQELYPGCENFSVLTAIVELMHGKIKFRLSNKCFDYFLGVIKRMLPKENCLPEDHKSAQKVLKGLGLGYEKIHACVNNCILFYKENKQLDKWPVCNEPRFKMTSKNRNTKIPQKVMCYLPLKPRLQRLYMSMHTATDMRWHKEGRVNDDVMRHPADGEAWKAFDRMYPDFAADLRNVRLGLATDGFNPFGVLNQIHSTWPVVVFPYNLPPWKCMKKEYMMLTLLITEDPGKSIDVYLRPLVDELKDLWENGVCTYDKYTGHMFTMRAAMMWTVNDFPAYAMVSGWMTKGYLACPICKENVTSSWHARKVCYLGHRRWLPWDNEWRQNDKAFHGTKETRPRLREWSGDEILDQLNCLEFGHFGKGVSKPRPTTHLN; this is encoded by the coding sequence ATGGAGACGTATACTACTTGGTATCATCATGGAGAACGATTAGACCAAGCTTCGTCTTCATACGTGACACGAGTGGAGACTGTTGAATCTAAtgtggatcctaatgaacaagttATGAATATTCTAAATGACGTTTATCCATATGCCTCGAGTAACACCAATCAGGAAGGGGGAGATGACGGTTGTCCAACCATGGATAGTGAGGCAttcaaaaactatgaaaaactaTTGAAAAATGCGAAGCAAGAATTATATCCGGGTTGCGAGAACTTTTCGGTGCTCACAGCAATTGTGGAGTTGATGCATGGCAAGATCAAGTTTCGTTTGTCAAACAAgtgttttgattattttttgggaGTTATCAAGAGGATGCTTCCAAAGGAGAATTGTTTACCTGAAGATCATAAAAGTGCCCAAAAAGTGTTGAAGGGTCTCGGATTGGggtatgaaaaaattcacgcaTGTGTAAATAATTGTATATTGTTTTATAAAGAGAACAAACAATTGGATAAATGGCCTGTCTGCAATGAGCCGAGGTTTAAAATGACATCAAAGAATAGAAATACCAAGATTCCACAAAAAGTAATGTGTTATCTTCCATTGAAGCCTAGGTTGCAGCGATTGTACATGTCGATGCATACCGCAACCGACATGAGATGGCATAAAGAAGGACGAGTAAATGATGATGTTATGAGGCATCCTGCAGATGGAGAGGCATGGAAAGCATTCGATCGGATGTACCCTGATTTTGCAGCTGACCTGCGCAACGTCAGATTGGGACTTGCCACTGACGGATTTAATCCGTTCGGGGTTTTAAATCAAATCCACAGCACTTGGCCGGTTGTCGTATTTCCTTATAATCTGCCGCCGTGGAagtgcatgaaaaaagaatacatgatgTTGACTCTATTAATTACTGAAGATCCAGGAAAGTCCATTGATGTTTATTTGCGGCCGTTGGTTGATGAGCTAAAAGATTTATGGGAAAACGGTGTTTGTACATACGATAAGTATACTGGGCATATGTTTACCATGCGAGCGGCAATGATGTGGACAGTAAACGATTTTCCTgcatatgcaatggtttctGGGTGGATGACTAAGGGTTATTTGGCATGTCCAATATGCAAGGAGAACGTAACATCTTCTTGGCATGCAAGAAAAGTTTGTTATCTTGGTCATCGTAGATGGCTTCCTTGGGACAACGAGTGGCGTCAGAATGATAAAGCTTTCCATGGCACAAAAGAGACTCGGCCAAGACTAAGAGAATGGTCCGGAGATGAGATTTTGGATCAATTAAACTGTTTGGAATTTGGTCATTTCGGCAAAGGGGTCAGTAAGCCCAGACCAACTACACATCTGAACTGA